CCTCCAAAAGCAGGGCCAGGGGGTGGTTGTCGGTGTAGTGCACGAAAGAACAGTTCTTCAGTTCCGCCGGGTCGATCTCGCGATCCTCCCAGGGGTGCGTTTTGGGGACGACGAGGATCAAGGGCTCCAGTCCCAGGAGGCGCACCGTGAGGTCCGGGTCGTGCGAAACGCCCAGAGATTTTCCTGTCAGGGCAAACTCGATGTCGCCGTTCTTAAGGGCCTCGATCAGCATGTCCGGGTTTCCGGTCCTGACCGAGAGCGTGATCTGGGGAAATTCGGATCGAAAATCATCGATCACTGCCGGCAGAATGCCCTCCACAAAATGATGGCTGGCCCCGATGGACAGCGAGCCGCTGCGCAGCGTCTGCATGTCGCGGAAGGTGCCGGGAATGGCCTCGCTGAGTTTCAGCAGCTCGCTGCCCAACGTGTAGAGGGCCCGCCCCTCCGGCGTGGGGACGACGCCGCGTCCGCTGCGCTTGAAGAGCTTAACTCCGTGCCTTTTCTCAAGCGCGGCAACATGCTGGCTGACCGAGGGCTGCGACAGCCCCAGAAGATCCGCAGCCCTGCGGAACGACCCCTCCTCCATGATGGTACAGAAAAGCTTGATCTGCCTCAGGTACATGCCTCGCTCCTCCTGTTTGGGGCTGCGCCGTCTCCGGTCCCCCAACCCCGATATAACCCTCAATAACGTTTTACTAATTAAACCATAAAAAATTTTTATGCATAGGTGTTTTTTATTTTTTTATTAATTTTTGATGCGTTGATTTTTATGATTGTTGCGCTAGCATGAAGATATCCCATACGATTTTCCGGCGGAGCTTTGCGATTGAAGGCGGGGTCTGGATATGTTGGACGGCAAACGCACGGAGCAGCTGATCTATCTTTGCCGGGAGTTTGTAAGGACTCCCAGCCCTTCCGGAAACGAGGAACGCATGGCCCGGAGCGTCAAGGCCAGCGCCAGGGCCCTGGGGTACGATCAGGTCGACGTCGACCATTACGGCAACGTCCTGATGCGCATGCGCTTTTCCGAGGGAGGCCCCAGGCTCTTGTTCCACGCACAGATGGATCATGTCCCCCCGGGGGACAGCGCGAAATGGTCCTTCTATCCCTATGGTGCCGCCGTCAGCCGCAAGCGCATCTATGGCAGCGGCACCATGGACCAGAAGGGCAATCTTGCGGCCATGATCCTGGCCGGCGCTTTTCTCAAAGAGGATTTTCCAAAGAAGGACCTGAGGGGAGAGCTCGTCGTCGCTGCGGCAGTCCAGCAGGAGTGCTTCGACGTGCTGGCCGCACGTTCGATAGCCAGCGGGACGAAGCCGGATGCGGTCGTCCTGGGCGATGCCTCGAACCTCGAGGTGGTCAGGGGACAGCCTGGGCGGGCGAAGATAGCGCTTCGCACGGAGGGACGGATGGCGCATGCCCTCTCCCCCGCCTATGGCGTCAACGCCGCGGAGAAGATGTTGGAGGTGCTGCAGGCGATAAGGGAACAGTACGTCCCCCCGAAGGATACCTTCATAGGAGAGGGGGCCCTGACCCTGACGGAGGTGGCGACCGGGCTCGATTCCCTCGAAAAGGTGATCCCCACCTGGTGTTCCGCGACTCTGGTCAAGCGCATGGTCGTGGGGGAGAGCCGGGACGATTGCCTCGCACAGATCGAGCACACCCTGGCGCCGCTGAGAAAGAGGGACGAGGCCCTGAACCTGACTTTGTCCTTTGCCACCACGGAAGGACGCTGCTACACCGGTGTGGTTCTTGCCACCGAGCAGTTCGTCCCGTCGTGGGTCCTGCCGGCCGATCACCCCTTCCTGGCCGGGGTGAGGAGGTGGCTGCAGCGAGGCGGGCTCGAGGGGACCCTTTCCGCCGGGCCGGGCTTCGGGACCAGCGGGGCCCTCTACGGCGGAGAACGGCGTATCCCAACCCTCATTTTCGGCGCCGGAAGGCCGGAACTGGCCCACCGGGTCGACGAATACATCGACATCGATCAAATGCGCCAGGCCTGCGTGGGGTACCGGCTCATCGCCTCCGGATTTCTGGACTCTTCCGGGCGGTAACGGCATAGGAACGCATTGCTTTTTCATTCTTTTGGGGAAGGAAAGGGGCTGTTGTGATGAGACTCAAGGCAACACGGCGATCGGATCCCGAGCTCTACGGTCTTGTCGAGGAGGAGCTGGAGAGGCAGCAAAACAACATCGAAATGATCGCGTCGGAGAGTACGGCCTGCGAGGAACTGTTGGAGCTCTCGGGCTGTGTCTTCATGAACAAGACCACCGAGGGATACCCCGGAGCACGTTTTCAGGCGGGGTCACAGGTTGCGGACAAGATGGAGCGCCTCGGAATCGAACGCGCCAGGGCCCTTTATGGTGCCGAACACGCCAACCTTCAGCCCTACTCCGGCTCGGCGGCGAACTATGGCGTCTACGCCGCAGTGCTCCAGCCGGGCGACTGCGTCCTGGGCATGAGGCTGGATCACGGCGGCCACCTCACCCACGGCTCTCCCGCCAACTTCATGAGCAAGTTCTACCGGTTCGTCTCCTACGGGCTGAATGCGGAAACGGAGCTCATCGACTACGACGAACTCGAGAGCCTGGCCCGGGAGCATCGGCCGAAGCTGATCATCGCCGGGGGCAGCGCCTATCCCCGTCTCATCGATTACGAGCGTATCGCGGACATCGCCCACTCGGTCGGCGGCCTGCTGATGGTGGACATGGCGCACATATCCGGGCTGGTGGCGGCCAAGGTCATTCCCAGTCCCGTTCCCC
Above is a window of Fretibacterium sp. OH1220_COT-178 DNA encoding:
- a CDS encoding LysR family transcriptional regulator, yielding MYLRQIKLFCTIMEEGSFRRAADLLGLSQPSVSQHVAALEKRHGVKLFKRSGRGVVPTPEGRALYTLGSELLKLSEAIPGTFRDMQTLRSGSLSIGASHHFVEGILPAVIDDFRSEFPQITLSVRTGNPDMLIEALKNGDIEFALTGKSLGVSHDPDLTVRLLGLEPLILVVPKTHPWEDREIDPAELKNCSFVHYTDNHPLALLLEDYFLRHQVRAQFDLKVDSTHTALQLVALGEYVTIAGKSSISDSMTRERLGTAALEGLSGIRWEMQLVYRQSMGLSFAGWEMVRRIEKIAAEFFGRSRTS
- a CDS encoding M20/M25/M40 family metallo-hydrolase: MLDGKRTEQLIYLCREFVRTPSPSGNEERMARSVKASARALGYDQVDVDHYGNVLMRMRFSEGGPRLLFHAQMDHVPPGDSAKWSFYPYGAAVSRKRIYGSGTMDQKGNLAAMILAGAFLKEDFPKKDLRGELVVAAAVQQECFDVLAARSIASGTKPDAVVLGDASNLEVVRGQPGRAKIALRTEGRMAHALSPAYGVNAAEKMLEVLQAIREQYVPPKDTFIGEGALTLTEVATGLDSLEKVIPTWCSATLVKRMVVGESRDDCLAQIEHTLAPLRKRDEALNLTLSFATTEGRCYTGVVLATEQFVPSWVLPADHPFLAGVRRWLQRGGLEGTLSAGPGFGTSGALYGGERRIPTLIFGAGRPELAHRVDEYIDIDQMRQACVGYRLIASGFLDSSGR
- a CDS encoding serine hydroxymethyltransferase, encoding MRLKATRRSDPELYGLVEEELERQQNNIEMIASESTACEELLELSGCVFMNKTTEGYPGARFQAGSQVADKMERLGIERARALYGAEHANLQPYSGSAANYGVYAAVLQPGDCVLGMRLDHGGHLTHGSPANFMSKFYRFVSYGLNAETELIDYDELESLAREHRPKLIIAGGSAYPRLIDYERIADIAHSVGGLLMVDMAHISGLVAAKVIPSPVPHADFVTSSASKTLCGPRGGLILCKAAHAKALDRGVFPGSVSSIHLNVMAAKAWLFKHAGTEAFRSTMLQVVANARALADVLGQNGFRIVSGGTDNHIVLVDLRPKKITGKVFQDALETVGITVNKNMIPSDPEKPSVTSGVRIGATAVTQRGLREPEIERIAAIMTRVAASPEDRSTLESCKEEALSLISRFPLYPEVPLA